A window of the Mesorhizobium opportunistum WSM2075 genome harbors these coding sequences:
- a CDS encoding DUF4838 domain-containing protein yields the protein MLHWLGAGKAAGAYAQPGDGVTLVAGGRPAVTLVIPDSPKDSVHYAAVELGWHIEKATGFQPAMATESEVTSASLGKAHIFLGDTRFARKAGIDSGALEPESCAIRTVGRHLCIAGHDTSGSPLDEDTSAGTLFGAYELLDRYFAVRWLWPGELGTFVPRAESVVVPLQDHVVTPRFMQRHVRSAAGLKAKDHPELGFTAAAAEEYMNAQATFLRRNRMGRRIPAKYGHAFVDWWRQYGAEHPEWFQLVNGRRGPSRLGARFSMCISNPGLREEIVAQWREHGGDTPGHLPTFVNAVENDVPGQCECDACKALDGPEPPDYRKFIPPKSKIASKPFVSDRYARSWQAIQQIAAKYNSNSVVVGYAYMNYFAAPTSGIKLGPNVMIGFCPSSWFYPRSGDEQDWMKAQWRGWAETEARLFMRTNYFLDGYCMPHIFSSQFADEFQSAANNGMIGTDFDSLTGHWATQGPNLYLLLRLQIHPDMPAGSLLSEYYSAFGPAAADVRKYFDFWEAYTSGGRARLRDTFEALGASRWRSWAKAAHAIYPEESFAPAEALLDKAASSAAADQQASRRVQFLQLGLQHAKLCSLVAAKLTLGDPESSYERGKVELQALLEFRRAHERTWVSNMNHCAWVESTSWALPGAAVQLQAPDPE from the coding sequence TTGCTGCACTGGCTGGGCGCTGGCAAGGCAGCCGGCGCGTACGCTCAGCCAGGCGATGGTGTGACGTTGGTGGCGGGAGGCAGACCCGCCGTCACGCTGGTTATCCCGGACAGCCCGAAGGACTCCGTCCACTATGCTGCCGTGGAGCTCGGCTGGCATATCGAGAAAGCGACCGGCTTCCAGCCTGCCATGGCGACTGAAAGCGAAGTGACGTCGGCAAGCCTGGGCAAAGCCCATATCTTTCTGGGCGATACCCGGTTTGCCCGAAAGGCCGGCATCGATTCCGGCGCATTGGAGCCGGAGTCGTGTGCAATCCGCACCGTCGGCCGCCATCTCTGTATCGCGGGGCATGACACGAGCGGCAGCCCTCTTGATGAGGACACCTCCGCCGGAACGCTCTTCGGCGCATACGAACTTCTCGATCGCTACTTCGCGGTTCGGTGGCTATGGCCAGGCGAACTGGGAACGTTTGTTCCAAGAGCGGAGTCCGTGGTCGTTCCTCTTCAAGACCATGTCGTAACGCCTCGATTCATGCAGCGCCACGTGCGCTCGGCTGCGGGCTTGAAGGCCAAGGATCATCCCGAGCTGGGCTTCACTGCCGCGGCGGCCGAAGAATACATGAACGCGCAGGCAACATTTCTGCGTCGCAACCGCATGGGCCGCCGAATCCCAGCGAAGTACGGCCATGCCTTCGTGGACTGGTGGCGGCAGTATGGCGCCGAGCATCCTGAATGGTTTCAACTGGTCAACGGCAGACGAGGCCCCTCAAGGCTGGGTGCGCGCTTTTCCATGTGCATTTCCAATCCGGGTCTGCGCGAAGAGATTGTCGCGCAGTGGCGCGAGCATGGAGGGGATACTCCTGGACACCTTCCAACCTTCGTCAATGCTGTCGAGAATGACGTGCCTGGCCAATGCGAATGCGATGCATGCAAGGCGCTCGATGGCCCGGAACCACCGGATTATCGAAAATTCATTCCGCCGAAATCAAAGATCGCCAGCAAGCCTTTCGTATCCGACAGATATGCGCGTTCATGGCAAGCCATCCAGCAGATCGCCGCGAAATACAATTCGAACTCGGTTGTCGTCGGCTACGCCTACATGAACTACTTCGCCGCTCCGACCTCGGGCATAAAACTGGGGCCGAACGTCATGATCGGATTTTGCCCGTCATCCTGGTTCTATCCCCGAAGCGGCGACGAGCAGGATTGGATGAAAGCCCAGTGGCGAGGATGGGCGGAAACCGAGGCCAGGCTTTTCATGCGGACGAACTATTTTCTGGACGGATATTGCATGCCGCACATATTTTCCAGCCAGTTCGCCGACGAGTTTCAGAGCGCCGCGAACAACGGAATGATCGGGACCGATTTCGATTCGCTGACAGGTCATTGGGCGACACAAGGCCCAAACCTTTACCTGTTGCTCCGCTTGCAGATCCACCCCGACATGCCTGCCGGCTCCCTGCTGTCAGAATATTACTCCGCCTTCGGACCCGCGGCGGCTGACGTGAGGAAATATTTCGATTTCTGGGAGGCGTATACGTCCGGTGGGCGTGCGCGGCTGCGTGACACCTTCGAGGCTCTTGGGGCTTCGCGTTGGCGAAGCTGGGCGAAAGCGGCGCATGCGATCTATCCAGAGGAGAGCTTCGCGCCGGCCGAAGCATTGCTCGACAAGGCAGCCTCCTCCGCGGCGGCAGACCAGCAAGCGTCAAGGCGGGTGCAATTCCTTCAATTGGGATTGCAGCACGCGAAATTGTGCTCTTTGGTTGCCGCCAAGCTTACGCTCGGCGATCCGGAATCCAGCTACGAGAGAGGCAAGGTGGAATTGCAAGCGCTGTTGGAATTTCGACGAGCGCACGAGCGCACGTGGGTATCCAACATGAATCACTGCGCGTGGGTCGAGAGCACCAGCTGGGCCCTTCCCGGCGCTGCAGTCCAATTGCAGGCGCCCGATCCGGAGTGA
- a CDS encoding protein-serine/threonine phosphatase, whose protein sequence is MTIKVTTTAKLLVGAFFALGTIGISNAGAAGESGVQVSSPSETGAKAGGAGETGGKAGGAGETGGKAGGAGETGGKAGGAGETGGKAGGAGETGGKVGETGGTATTLSAASSETGGTGETGGKTGGAGETGGKAGGTGETGGKAGGAGETGGKAGGAGETGGKAGGAGETGGKAGGAGETGGKAGGESGKGSGGAGESGKGSGGAG, encoded by the coding sequence ATGACCATTAAAGTTACAACTACGGCGAAGTTGCTGGTGGGGGCGTTCTTTGCTCTGGGAACCATAGGGATTTCCAATGCCGGCGCAGCCGGGGAGTCTGGCGTCCAGGTAAGCTCGCCTAGCGAGACCGGCGCCAAAGCTGGCGGTGCCGGCGAGACTGGCGGCAAAGCTGGCGGTGCCGGCGAGACTGGCGGCAAGGCCGGCGGTGCTGGCGAGACTGGTGGCAAGGCTGGCGGTGCTGGTGAGACTGGCGGCAAGGCTGGCGGCGCCGGCGAGACCGGCGGCAAGGTTGGCGAGACCGGCGGTACGGCCACTACCCTTAGCGCTGCGTCGAGCGAGACCGGCGGCACTGGCGAAACCGGCGGCAAGACTGGCGGCGCTGGCGAAACCGGCGGCAAGGCTGGCGGCACTGGCGAGACCGGTGGCAAGGCTGGCGGCGCTGGCGAAACCGGCGGCAAGGCTGGCGGCGCTGGCGAAACCGGCGGCAAGGCTGGCGGCGCTGGCGAAACCGGTGGCAAGGCTGGCGGCGCTGGCGAGACCGGCGGCAAGGCTGGCGGCGAGAGCGGCAAGGGCAGCGGGGGCGCCGGCGAGAGCGGCAAGGGCAGCGGTGGCGCTGGCTAG
- a CDS encoding MucR family transcriptional regulator → MATDPVHHLESTAKIVSAFVSRNRASPSDLVDLVENVGRALQALAGGTEKSKPKIVPAVPISKSVTPDFIISLEDGRRMKSLKRYLASLGMTPADYRRKWGLPPDYPLVAPNFTALRSQAAKRIRLGQRTASDQTSRT, encoded by the coding sequence ATGGCCACTGACCCCGTCCATCACCTGGAATCAACTGCCAAGATTGTTTCGGCCTTTGTCAGCAGGAATCGGGCCTCGCCTTCTGATCTGGTGGATCTGGTGGAGAATGTCGGCCGCGCTTTGCAGGCCCTCGCGGGAGGCACGGAAAAAAGCAAACCAAAGATCGTTCCCGCCGTACCAATCAGCAAATCGGTGACTCCGGATTTCATTATCAGCCTGGAGGATGGACGCAGGATGAAATCGCTGAAGCGGTATCTGGCGTCGCTTGGAATGACACCGGCCGACTATCGCAGGAAATGGGGTTTGCCGCCTGACTACCCGTTGGTGGCGCCGAATTTCACCGCACTGCGTTCGCAAGCGGCAAAGAGGATCAGGCTTGGACAACGGACCGCCAGTGATCAGACCTCACGAACCTGA
- a CDS encoding GMC oxidoreductase produces the protein MALASQFEGTPHRICIIESGGLTYEHWRQRLSRGRSVGRPYEALDLCRIRQFGGSTGRAGWGGWCKMLDHADFEPRSWIPMSGWPVDRDSLLPHYETAAGLLGIDDLQAEWPASAALPMTGPLFSERCFLSPIPDLGATLRARLQRAKNVQVFLHATALRLDTDSSGRWVRSIEVASTPNRRFRIQARSFVLACGGIENARLLLVSNRQTPNGIGNQHDLVGRYFMEHPRVKWGSLQVGHPDTALALHVPSIVARRPYLSEQEHCGVSGAFGLALRPEIRESERLLGSRTWIKPGPCANDLGGSEALHYLAFWLRKGRLHRDLIKSGRTILRHPAASVASAIERLGHSRGRVRHFHFDTILEQEPDPESRVTLDTRLDEFNLPRVKLEWRVGPLVRRTLERMQTIITEEMRLLGHRSDVQLSAHETPTCGDDIPYRWVRHHMGTTRMSADPRTGVVDATCQVHGLGNLFVAGSSVFPTGGNDMPTLTIVALAIKLGRHLRQWLE, from the coding sequence TTGGCGCTCGCCTCGCAGTTCGAAGGAACACCGCATCGCATATGCATCATCGAAAGCGGCGGGCTGACATACGAACACTGGCGCCAAAGACTGTCGCGCGGCCGCTCTGTAGGCAGACCCTATGAGGCGCTGGACCTTTGCAGGATCCGCCAGTTCGGCGGAAGTACCGGCAGGGCCGGTTGGGGTGGGTGGTGCAAGATGCTGGACCACGCTGATTTCGAGCCTCGGTCCTGGATTCCGATGAGCGGATGGCCTGTCGATCGCGACTCGCTCCTCCCCCACTATGAGACGGCAGCCGGTTTGCTGGGCATCGACGACTTGCAAGCCGAATGGCCTGCCTCCGCGGCTCTGCCTATGACCGGGCCGCTGTTTTCCGAACGATGCTTTCTCAGTCCCATCCCGGATTTAGGGGCGACATTGCGCGCCAGGCTGCAAAGGGCAAAAAACGTGCAGGTTTTCCTGCACGCCACGGCCTTGCGGCTAGACACCGACTCCTCGGGAAGATGGGTTCGCTCCATCGAGGTGGCCAGCACGCCAAACCGGCGCTTCCGGATCCAGGCACGGTCCTTTGTGTTGGCCTGCGGCGGGATCGAAAACGCGCGCCTGCTCCTGGTTTCAAACCGGCAGACGCCGAATGGCATAGGCAACCAGCACGACCTGGTCGGCCGCTATTTCATGGAGCATCCGCGCGTAAAATGGGGGAGCCTGCAGGTCGGCCATCCCGACACCGCGCTGGCCCTTCACGTGCCATCCATTGTGGCGCGAAGGCCTTATTTGTCGGAGCAAGAGCACTGCGGCGTGAGCGGTGCATTCGGGCTGGCGCTGCGCCCGGAGATTCGTGAAAGTGAACGCCTTCTCGGCTCCCGGACGTGGATCAAGCCGGGACCTTGCGCCAATGATCTGGGTGGCTCCGAGGCGTTGCATTATCTTGCTTTCTGGCTGCGGAAGGGACGCCTCCATCGCGACCTTATCAAGAGTGGCCGCACCATCCTCAGACATCCCGCAGCGTCGGTCGCGTCGGCCATCGAGCGCCTTGGGCACTCACGCGGGCGCGTAAGACATTTTCATTTTGACACGATCCTCGAACAAGAGCCGGACCCGGAAAGCCGGGTTACGCTCGATACAAGACTTGACGAATTCAATCTTCCGCGCGTGAAGCTGGAATGGAGGGTGGGGCCTCTCGTTCGGCGTACACTCGAGCGCATGCAGACAATCATCACCGAGGAGATGCGGCTGCTGGGCCATAGAAGCGACGTTCAATTAAGCGCCCACGAGACCCCGACTTGCGGAGACGATATCCCATACCGATGGGTGAGGCACCACATGGGCACAACGAGGATGAGCGCCGATCCGAGGACTGGCGTGGTCGATGCCACGTGCCAGGTTCACGGCCTCGGGAACCTTTTTGTCGCCGGGAGCTCCGTTTTTCCAACCGGGGGAAACGATATGCCCACCCTGACGATCGTCGCGCTTGCCATTAAATTGGGCCGACACCTGCGGCAATGGCTCGAGTAG
- a CDS encoding LuxR C-terminal-related transcriptional regulator, whose product MTILSINDQPVKTDLAPYSSVANANHIGPAPSREEMEIAIIDDRPLMCDCFARSLELIEPSFRIQRYPTVEAFDAASPEETERVSTVLLCVMWSNSQADYHLSRIAHLKATRPSLGIVMLSDIESFDDIVKAVESGTRGYIPTSVSLQVAAKAIQLVAAGGTFVPPSVLFSSGQAVKDSQPAKQPQGDNVFTSRQMAVIEALRRGKANKVIAYELNMCESTVKVHIRNVMKKLRARNRTEVAYILNTTPYDGVSIRN is encoded by the coding sequence ATGACAATTCTGTCCATTAACGATCAGCCGGTCAAAACCGACTTGGCTCCCTATTCATCTGTCGCAAATGCCAATCATATCGGACCTGCTCCCTCACGGGAGGAGATGGAGATAGCGATCATCGATGACAGACCGCTGATGTGCGACTGTTTCGCCAGAAGCCTCGAACTCATCGAGCCATCATTTCGTATCCAACGCTATCCTACGGTCGAAGCGTTCGACGCTGCCAGCCCGGAGGAGACCGAACGCGTTTCGACCGTCTTGCTATGCGTCATGTGGTCGAATTCTCAGGCGGACTATCATCTGTCGCGGATTGCCCATCTCAAGGCAACCAGACCCTCTCTGGGAATCGTAATGCTCTCGGATATCGAAAGCTTTGATGATATTGTCAAAGCAGTGGAAAGCGGGACACGCGGTTACATCCCAACAAGCGTCAGCTTGCAGGTTGCTGCAAAGGCTATTCAGCTTGTCGCGGCAGGAGGGACTTTCGTACCGCCGAGTGTCCTCTTTAGTTCGGGCCAGGCGGTCAAGGACAGCCAACCCGCCAAGCAGCCGCAGGGCGACAATGTTTTCACGTCGCGCCAGATGGCGGTGATCGAGGCGTTGCGGCGGGGCAAGGCAAACAAGGTGATCGCGTATGAGCTCAACATGTGCGAAAGCACGGTCAAGGTGCATATTCGCAATGTCATGAAAAAGCTTCGCGCGAGAAATCGTACCGAGGTAGCCTACATCCTCAACACAACGCCTTATGATGGTGTGAGCATACGGAATTGA
- a CDS encoding Crp/Fnr family transcriptional regulator, which produces MSDIEHFHAVRPSTLAEMNRRCHWFHLEDGDVLIPAGERVDRVFFLLEGELRFPVYTRTGKIVWLPSAHEGSLVNEVALSGDLLAVPYSIEAAGPCTIASIGNRAFLDIIKDDPEALQAIIQMLVERQHSFVEHIVELSTLSVRSRVHSELLRLCVESIDTDGSAMISPIPTHTDLANRIGTHREAVARELSYLQSVGIVLRRAKELFVPDVSRLTDLLSKSDD; this is translated from the coding sequence TTGAGCGATATCGAGCATTTCCACGCCGTTCGCCCTTCCACGCTGGCCGAGATGAACCGACGCTGTCATTGGTTCCATCTCGAAGACGGCGATGTCTTGATTCCGGCCGGTGAAAGGGTCGATCGAGTATTTTTTCTTCTGGAGGGCGAGCTTCGCTTCCCTGTCTATACCCGCACAGGCAAAATTGTATGGCTCCCATCGGCGCACGAGGGATCGCTCGTCAATGAAGTGGCTCTAAGCGGGGACCTTCTTGCGGTGCCTTATTCGATCGAAGCCGCGGGACCGTGCACCATTGCCTCCATCGGCAATCGGGCCTTCCTGGATATAATCAAGGACGATCCCGAGGCGCTTCAGGCCATTATCCAAATGCTGGTCGAGCGCCAGCACTCGTTTGTCGAGCATATCGTTGAACTCTCGACACTCAGCGTTCGATCGCGCGTGCATAGCGAACTGCTGCGCTTGTGTGTTGAAAGTATCGACACGGACGGTTCGGCGATGATTTCTCCCATTCCCACCCATACGGATCTAGCCAATCGCATCGGCACGCATCGGGAAGCGGTGGCCCGCGAACTCAGTTATCTGCAGAGTGTCGGGATTGTGCTGCGCCGCGCAAAGGAACTCTTTGTGCCCGACGTGTCTCGCTTGACGGACCTGCTCTCCAAGTCCGACGATTAA
- a CDS encoding acyltransferase family protein produces MAVAHPPSLKPSDAPHVLRDASAKPVSDKSFNVAAHGLRGVASLMVFFAHLLGGTAEHIYASNSAYVAAIGPFWNFGTFGVCLFFAISGFVILPSALHYSPREFAARRFLRVYPLFFVLSVLYVALNAATNLYPETNNLTAILAGLTFLNLFAHTEQLTPNAWSLTFEVWFYVFTGTFVFFAIRRPNKLGLAALGLLAALFMARYPIALYFVAGGLIRLAYDRYDWMRVGRHRLAESAALATCVFISTRGHYDYHWSDFQNAEVPLLVAATALYFGLAVSRSSLTSLLLGNRLLRYFGTVSYSLYLVHPYTYFLTRSLFSHAHLFTANVVVSMGAFIVAASAITWILTHLANRSLELWPYELVYHQKIYRSTSQQNAVRTWLGLGTKRFAWLRG; encoded by the coding sequence ATGGCTGTTGCGCATCCCCCTTCCCTGAAACCATCGGACGCACCGCATGTCCTGCGCGACGCATCCGCGAAACCAGTTTCCGACAAGTCATTCAATGTGGCTGCGCACGGGCTTCGTGGTGTCGCTTCGCTTATGGTGTTCTTCGCGCATCTCCTGGGCGGCACGGCGGAGCATATCTACGCCTCGAACTCCGCCTATGTAGCGGCCATTGGGCCTTTCTGGAATTTCGGCACCTTCGGTGTGTGCCTTTTCTTCGCCATCAGTGGCTTCGTGATCCTTCCGAGTGCGCTGCACTACAGTCCCCGTGAGTTTGCCGCCCGACGGTTCCTGCGCGTCTACCCGCTGTTCTTCGTTCTCAGCGTGCTCTACGTCGCGCTGAACGCCGCGACAAACCTTTATCCCGAGACCAACAATCTCACCGCAATTCTCGCCGGACTGACGTTCCTGAATCTTTTCGCCCACACAGAGCAGCTGACGCCGAATGCCTGGAGCCTGACGTTCGAAGTCTGGTTCTATGTGTTCACCGGTACCTTCGTGTTCTTCGCCATCCGTCGCCCCAACAAGCTTGGGTTGGCCGCTCTGGGTCTCCTCGCGGCGCTCTTTATGGCCAGATATCCGATTGCGCTGTATTTCGTTGCCGGCGGCCTGATCCGTCTCGCCTACGATCGATATGATTGGATGCGTGTCGGTCGCCATCGGCTGGCCGAGAGCGCGGCGCTGGCAACGTGCGTCTTCATATCCACTCGCGGCCACTACGACTATCACTGGTCCGATTTCCAGAATGCCGAAGTGCCATTGCTGGTCGCTGCGACGGCGCTTTATTTCGGCCTGGCGGTATCGCGAAGCAGCTTGACTTCGCTGCTTCTCGGCAATCGGCTTCTTCGCTACTTCGGGACGGTCAGCTATAGCCTTTATCTGGTGCACCCCTATACGTATTTTCTGACCCGCTCCCTCTTTTCGCACGCTCACCTCTTCACCGCCAACGTCGTCGTCTCGATGGGCGCCTTCATTGTCGCTGCAAGCGCTATCACCTGGATACTCACGCATCTCGCGAACCGCAGCCTCGAACTGTGGCCCTATGAGCTGGTCTATCATCAGAAGATCTACCGCTCGACATCGCAGCAGAATGCCGTTCGGACGTGGCTTGGCTTAGGCACCAAACGCTTCGCATGGCTGCGGGGATAA
- a CDS encoding acyltransferase family protein gives MSRFQAHRLSLAAGVMLDGRKPSRPASLHSAQAAPTYRADIDGLRAIAVVSVVLFHAGFTKVGGGYVGVDIFFVISGYLITQLIARDLQAGEFSVWHFYERRIRRIFPALFAMLAVCTLACAFIFLPDDFRRFGRNSVATALFSSNIGFWLKTGYFDGETYDQPLIHTWSLAVEEQFYILFPIFLVSIWRLGTGNVRCLIASLAGISFIATIVVMQYDDAAAFYLTPFRAWELLLGSLMALEAFPRVTKRWQSEVATWAGLLLIAAAVLGYSETTSFPGIAALLPCIGAALVIHGGREASCWVTRLISTRPFVGVGLISYSLYLWHWPLIVLGSYLAIDELSSLQSVGLVTASFTLALLSWRYIERPLRVPSRVSRPVSVLAGGTLAIVAVVLTGAVIYHDNGWPTRFSKDVNVLSSYAFSANPEADKCANVLLQLAAKSPCTIGTSENARIFLWGDSHAGALFGAMSELAANGASTVYGATPRCPPLLGVGSDGACIQGNDLRLKYVLGRPELKTVIIAARWSLYLEGRAVELGPAERNGDLPQLQDRNGVQFDRFSNEAREAFEISLRKTVRRLLEAGKNVIIVYPVPEVGYDVPSTAARLVAHGHDLSGFNVSERLYRERQQIAFGVLDRLGQHRGLVRVYPTQALCPQERCVVMMGGKLLYFDSHHLSIPGSEALEPLLARALRQGA, from the coding sequence ATGTCACGCTTTCAGGCTCATCGGCTCAGCCTCGCTGCCGGCGTGATGTTGGACGGTCGAAAACCCTCTCGTCCGGCATCGCTCCATTCAGCACAGGCGGCTCCAACCTATCGAGCCGACATTGATGGTTTACGTGCCATTGCTGTCGTGTCGGTTGTGCTGTTTCACGCCGGTTTCACCAAGGTCGGCGGCGGCTATGTCGGTGTCGACATTTTCTTTGTCATCTCCGGCTACCTGATAACGCAATTGATCGCCAGGGATCTGCAGGCAGGCGAGTTCTCGGTCTGGCATTTCTACGAGCGGCGCATACGCCGCATTTTTCCCGCGTTGTTCGCCATGCTGGCGGTCTGTACGCTGGCATGCGCCTTCATCTTCTTACCCGATGACTTCAGACGTTTCGGCCGCAATTCCGTCGCCACGGCTCTCTTCTCGTCCAATATCGGGTTTTGGCTGAAGACGGGCTATTTTGATGGAGAAACGTACGACCAGCCACTCATCCACACCTGGTCACTGGCGGTGGAAGAGCAGTTCTACATCCTGTTTCCGATATTCCTTGTCTCGATCTGGCGCCTGGGAACCGGCAATGTTCGCTGTCTCATTGCGAGCCTCGCTGGAATTTCGTTCATCGCAACCATCGTGGTGATGCAGTACGACGATGCTGCCGCTTTTTACCTGACCCCATTCAGGGCGTGGGAGCTTTTGTTGGGCAGCCTCATGGCGCTCGAAGCCTTCCCACGCGTCACCAAGCGCTGGCAAAGTGAGGTGGCGACCTGGGCTGGACTGCTCCTGATCGCCGCCGCCGTGCTGGGTTATTCCGAGACGACTTCATTTCCTGGTATCGCGGCGCTACTTCCGTGCATCGGAGCTGCCCTTGTCATTCACGGAGGACGTGAAGCGAGCTGCTGGGTCACGCGGCTGATTTCGACAAGGCCGTTCGTCGGCGTGGGCCTGATAAGCTACTCCCTGTATCTTTGGCATTGGCCGCTGATTGTCCTGGGCAGTTACCTGGCAATCGACGAGCTGAGTTCGCTTCAGTCTGTTGGCCTGGTGACTGCCTCGTTCACTCTGGCGCTCCTGTCCTGGCGATACATCGAGCGACCGCTCAGGGTGCCGTCGCGCGTAAGCCGCCCCGTGTCCGTCTTGGCTGGAGGTACTTTGGCCATCGTCGCCGTGGTGCTAACCGGTGCCGTGATCTACCATGACAATGGCTGGCCGACGCGCTTCTCCAAGGACGTGAATGTGTTGTCCAGCTATGCTTTCTCCGCCAACCCTGAAGCGGATAAATGCGCAAACGTGTTGCTTCAGCTTGCGGCAAAGTCTCCCTGTACAATAGGCACCTCTGAAAATGCCCGCATCTTCCTGTGGGGGGATTCTCACGCCGGAGCGCTGTTCGGCGCGATGTCCGAGTTGGCTGCGAATGGCGCAAGTACGGTCTACGGCGCCACTCCCCGCTGCCCCCCTCTGCTTGGTGTCGGAAGCGACGGAGCGTGCATCCAGGGAAACGATCTTCGGCTCAAATACGTCCTCGGCCGCCCAGAGCTGAAGACCGTTATAATCGCCGCCAGGTGGTCTCTCTACCTGGAGGGCCGTGCCGTCGAACTTGGACCGGCAGAACGCAACGGCGACCTTCCCCAGTTGCAGGACCGCAACGGCGTTCAATTCGACCGCTTCTCAAACGAGGCGCGCGAGGCATTCGAGATATCCCTGAGAAAAACTGTGCGTCGGCTCCTCGAAGCCGGCAAGAACGTGATCATCGTCTATCCCGTCCCAGAAGTGGGTTATGACGTCCCCTCCACGGCGGCCCGACTCGTAGCGCACGGACATGATCTGTCTGGCTTCAACGTGTCGGAGCGCCTCTACCGGGAGCGGCAGCAGATTGCGTTTGGCGTTCTGGACAGGCTGGGCCAACATCGCGGCCTCGTTCGCGTGTATCCAACGCAGGCGCTTTGTCCGCAGGAACGGTGTGTTGTCATGATGGGCGGAAAACTGCTGTATTTTGACAGCCACCACCTCAGCATCCCAGGGTCCGAGGCACTCGAGCCATTGCTTGCAAGAGCTCTGCGACAAGGCGCCTGA
- a CDS encoding NeuD/PglB/VioB family sugar acetyltransferase, translated as MTVLVEAPRVNANEDNLQLIEIKVVQGEGVEQGALLFVLETTKAAVEVNAPEAGVIGRLDVKIGDFVAVGSTLCEIADENASASAAASPTDSAVKEVAITAKARKAASELGIDLADVRPSNGRIGEAEVRAAASCRSEAIVAGSHGAQSAVPSASTRRAVIIGGGGHAACLIDALDGSGYEILGCTDQALPVGHYVCAGISVIGTQESLERLLAEGTRYAFIGIGGAQSSEARRAMFERAAAMGFILPPVIHPSAIVSKATRIGDGCHILAGASIGPRCTIGNNVIVNQGSIVCHDSIVQDNAHLTPGAIVAGGVSVGAMSVVGMGATVLLGVQIGAGCLIHNGAHISANVADNTIVDAQGRRHLR; from the coding sequence ATGACTGTGCTTGTCGAGGCCCCGCGGGTTAACGCCAACGAGGACAATCTTCAGTTGATCGAGATCAAGGTCGTGCAGGGTGAAGGCGTAGAGCAAGGGGCTCTTCTCTTTGTCCTTGAGACCACGAAGGCTGCCGTTGAGGTCAATGCCCCCGAGGCAGGGGTAATCGGCCGGCTCGACGTCAAGATCGGCGACTTCGTCGCCGTCGGCTCAACGCTGTGCGAGATCGCCGACGAAAATGCGAGCGCATCCGCAGCGGCCAGCCCAACCGATAGCGCTGTCAAAGAGGTCGCGATAACGGCCAAGGCCCGCAAGGCCGCGTCCGAGCTCGGGATCGATCTGGCGGATGTCAGGCCCTCCAACGGCCGCATCGGCGAAGCCGAGGTGCGCGCGGCGGCCAGCTGCCGATCCGAGGCGATAGTTGCAGGTTCGCACGGGGCGCAGTCTGCCGTTCCTTCCGCGTCCACGCGACGGGCGGTCATCATCGGCGGCGGCGGCCACGCCGCCTGCTTGATCGATGCTCTCGATGGCTCCGGATACGAGATCCTCGGTTGCACCGACCAGGCCCTGCCCGTTGGCCACTACGTCTGCGCCGGCATTTCGGTGATCGGTACGCAAGAGAGCCTGGAGCGTCTGCTCGCCGAGGGTACCCGCTACGCCTTCATCGGCATCGGCGGAGCCCAGTCAAGCGAGGCGCGGCGGGCCATGTTCGAACGCGCTGCGGCCATGGGTTTCATCCTGCCGCCTGTGATCCACCCATCCGCGATCGTCTCCAAGGCGACCAGGATCGGAGATGGCTGCCATATTCTGGCCGGCGCGAGCATCGGCCCGCGCTGTACGATCGGCAACAACGTCATCGTCAACCAGGGGAGTATCGTCTGCCACGACAGCATCGTGCAGGACAATGCCCACCTGACCCCGGGCGCCATCGTCGCCGGCGGGGTGAGCGTCGGGGCCATGTCTGTCGTGGGCATGGGCGCAACGGTGCTGCTGGGTGTCCAGATCGGTGCCGGTTGCCTGATCCACAACGGCGCGCATATCAGTGCAAACGTCGCGGACAACACCATCGTCGACGCTCAGGGCCGCCGGCACCTCCGCTAA